One segment of Solanum lycopersicum chromosome 1, SLM_r2.1 DNA contains the following:
- the LOC101256129 gene encoding tudor domain-containing protein, with the protein MQSGDEVSIEELASNLSTYKEQLQQVRQLLHDEPDNSEYIDMEKELAEVIALTEELLVTAKQSEDGMGTGTSADASHSFHHSENSDVELGSILDHADKFPVGTKVQAVYSEDGEWYDATIHAHTPNGYYVCYDEWGNKEEVDHANIRPLEEASVNPLVEAEKIAEATKQALKRKIAQAASSDIQSRSLPAKLLIDPNDPEDVKAAKKKKIHAFKSKVRIEQLEVAQNKRQNAWQQFQSTKGQTKKVGFFSGRKRESIFKSPEDPHGKVGVTGSGKGLTDFQKREKHLHLKGANSEASDE; encoded by the exons ATGCAAAGCGGAGATGAAGTTAGCATTGAAGAATTGGCCTCGAATCTTTCTACTTACAAAGAACAACTTCAGCAG GTGCGACAACTGTTACATGATGAACCAGACAACTCTGAATATATTGACATGGAGAAAGAGCTTGCTGAG GTGATTGCCTTAACAGAAGAGCTCCTTGTAACTGCAAAACAAAGTGAAGATGGGATGGGTACTGGGACCAGTGCTGATGCATCTCACAGTTTCCACCATTCCGAGAATTCTGATGTG GAATTAGGATCAATATTGGACCATGCTGATAAGTTTCCTGTGGGCACTAAAGTACAAGCTGTTTATAGTGAAGATGGAGAGTG GTATGATGCTACTATTCACGCGCACACTCCAAATGGCTATTATGTCTGTTATGATGAATGGGGTAACAAGGAAGAG GTGGATCATGCTAACATAAGACCACTTGAAGAGGCATCTGTCAACCCCTTAgttgaagcagaaaaaatagcTGAGGCCACTAAACAAGCTCTCAAACGAAAGATAGCTCAAGCTGCATCTAGTGATATCCAATCTCGAAGTTTGCCAGCAAAGCTTCTCATTGATCCTAATGATCCAGAAGATGTG AAAGCtgccaaaaagaaaaagattcatGCTTTCAAGTCTAAAGTCCGGATAGAGCAACTTGAGGTTGCTCAAAACAAGAGGCAAAACGCTTGGCAACAGTTTCAGTCAACTAAAGGCCAGACTAAGAAG gtGGGCTTTTTCTCTGGTCGAAAGCGTGAGAGCATCTTCAAGTCTCCGGAAGATCCTCATGGTAAGGTTGGTGTAACTGGGAGTGGCAAAGGATTGACAGATTTTCAAAAGAGGGAAAAACATTTGCATCTAAAAGGCGCAAATTCTGAGGCTTCGGATGAGTAG
- the CAND1 gene encoding cullin-associated NEDD8-dissociated protein 1 translates to MANLTITNILEKMTGKDKDYRYMATSDLLNELNKEGFKLDAELEGKLSSTVLQQLDDAAGDVSGLAVKCLAPLAKKVREQQVLEMTNRLCDKLLNGKEQHRDIASIALKTIVSEVPSSSIARNVLVSISPKLIKGITAPGMSTEIKCECLDILCDVLHKYGNLMDTDHESLLTSLLPQLSSNQASVRKKTVSCIASLSSSLSDDLLAKATVEVVRLLSNKSLKSEMIRTNIQMIGASSRAVGYRFGPHLGDTVPLLINYCTSASENDEELREYSLQALESFLLRCPRDIYSYCDEILHLTLEYLSYDPNFTDNMDEDIDEEILEEDEDDESANEYTDDEDVSWKVRRAAAKCLAALVVTRPEMLSKLYEQACPKLIDRFKEREENVKMDVFSTFTELLRQTGNVTKGQTDLNESSPRWLLKQEVPKIVRSLNKQLREKSVKTKVGAFSVLKELVVVLPDCLADHIGSLIPGIEKALCEKSSTSNLKIEALIFTRLVLASHSPPVFHPHIKAITSPVILAVGERYYKVTADALRVCGELVRVLRPKIEGSTFDFKPYVLPIYNAIMVRLTNQDQDQEVKESAITCMGLVVSTFGDHLHAELPACLPVLVDRMGNEITRLTAVKAFAVIAASPLHLDLSCVIEQVISELTAFLRKANRALRQATLGTLNTLIVAYGDKIGSAAYEVIVMELSTLISDSDLHMTALALELCCTLMADRRSSANVGLTVRSKVLPQALTLVRSSLLQGQALLALQNFFAALVYSANTSFDTLLDSLLSTAKPSPQSGGVTKQALFSIGQCVAVLCLAAGDRKCSSTVNMLTDSLKDDSSTNSAKQHLALLCLGEIGRRKDLSPHAHIENIVIESFQSPFEEIKSAASYALGNIAVGNLPKYLPFILDKIDNQQKKQYLLLHSLKEVIVRQSVDNAEFQDSSVDKILNLLFNHCESDEEGVRNVVAECLGKIALIEPGKLVPALKDRISNPAAFTRATVVIAVKYSIVERPEKIDEILSREISSFLVLIKDKDRHVRRAAVLALSTAAHNKPNLIKGLLLELLPLLYDQTIIKKELIRTVDLGPFKHTVDDGLELRKAAFECVDTLLDTCLDQVNPSSFIVPYLQSGLDDHYDVKMPCHLILSKLADKCPSAVLAVLDSLVDPLQKTINFRPKQDAVKQEVDRNEDMIRSALRAIAALNRISGGDYSHKLKNLMVEIEKTSLWDKYCCIRNE, encoded by the exons ATGGCGAATTTGACCATTACAAACATACTTGAGAAG ATGACAGGCAAGGACAAGGACTACAGATATATGGCAACTTCTGATTTGCTAAATGAGTTAAACAAAGAGGGATTTAAACTTGACGCTGAGCTTGAAGGGAAGTTATCAAGCACAGTTTTGCAGCAGCTTGATGATGCGGCCGGTGATGTTTCTGGATTGGCTGTGAAATG CCTTGCTCCATTGGCGAAGAAGGTTCGTGAGCAGCAAGTTCTAGAGATGACTAATAGGCTTTGTGATAAACTTCTTAATGGAAAAGAACAACATCGTGATATTGCTAGCATAGCTTTGAAGACTATTGTATCTGAAGTTCCTTCATCGTCTATTGCTAGAAACGTACTTGTCTCAATTTCACCAAAGTTAATAAAAGGGATCACTGCCCCG GGAATGAGCACTGAGATTAAATGTGAATGTCTTGACATACTATGTGATGTTCTTCACAAGTATGGGAATTTGATGGACACTGACCATGAGTCTTTGTTAACTTCATTATTGCCCCAACTAAGTTCCAATCAAGCTAGTGTCCGGAAGAAGACCGTTTCATGTATAG CATCTCTGTCTTCGAGTTTGTCGGATGATTTGCTTGCAAAGGCTACAGTTGAAGTTGTTCGCCTTTTAAGCAATAAGAGCTTAAAATCAGAAATGATACGAACTAACATTCAGATGATCGGGGCCTCAAG CCGTGCTGTTGGTTATCGTTTTGGTCCTCACCTCGGAGATACAGTTCCATTGCTTATTAACTACTGTACAAGTGCATCTGAAAATGATGAGGAGCTTCGTGAATATAGTCTGCAG GCACTTGAGAGCTTTTTGCTAAGGTGTCCCCGGGATATTTATTCCTACTGTGATGAGATTTTGCATCTCACCCTGGAATATCTCAGCTACGATCCCAACTTCACTGACAATATGGACGAAGatattgatgaagaaattcttgaggaagatgaagatga TGAGAGTGCTAATGAATACACGGATGATGAAGATGTCAGTTGGAAGGTTAGAAGAGCTGCTGCCAAATGCTTAGCTGCATTGGTAGTTACACGGCCTGAGATGCTATCAAAGTTGTACGAGCAG GCTTGTCCAAAGTTGATTGATAGGTTTAAAGAAAGGGAAGAGAATGTTAAG ATGGATGTGTTCAGTACATTCACTGAATTGTTGCGACAAACAGGCAATGTTACGAAAGGACAGACTGATCTGAATGAATCAAG TCCTAGATGGCTATTGAAGCAAGAAGTGCCCAAGATTGTTAGATCATTAAATAAGCAGCTTCGGGAGAAGTCTGTCAAGACAAAG GTTGGCGCCTTCTCAGTTTTGAAAGAACTCGTGGTTGTTCTGCCTGATTGTCTAGCAGATCACATTGGATCCCTTATTCCTGGAATTGAGAAGGCATTATGT GAAAAATCTTCCACATCGAATTTAAAGATTGAAGCCCTCATATTTACAAGATTAGTGTTAGCATCACATTCACCACCTGTTTTCCACCCACATATTAAG GCTATAACTAGTCCTGTTATATTGGCTGTTGGTGAGCGGTATTACAAAGTTACTGCAGATGCATTAAGAGTTTGTGGTGAGCTTGTACGGGTGTTGCGGCCAAAGATTGAG GGTTCAACCTTTGATTTCAAACCCTATGTTCTTCCAATATATAATGCCATCATGGTGCGTTTGACAAACCAAGATCAGGATCAG GAGGTTAAGGAGTCTGCAATTACTTGCATGGGGCTCGTAGTTTCAACATTTGGTGATCACCTGCATGCTGAATTACCTGCATGTCTTCCAGTTCTGGTGGATCGAATGGGCAATGAAATAACTAGATTGACAGCTGTCAAG GCTTTTGCTGTCATAGCTGCTTCTCCATTGCACCTAGACCTCTCATGTGTCATCGAGCAAGTGATTTCTGAGTTAACTGCATTCTTACGCAAG GCCAATCGAGCTCTCAGACAAGCTACTCTAGGGACCTTGAACACCCTCATTGTTGCTTATGGTGATAAAATTGGATCTGCTGCGTATGAAGTTATTGTTATGGAACTTTCTACGCTAATTAG TGACTCAGACTTGCACATGACAGCCCTTGCGCTGGAGCTTTGTTGTACATTAATGGCTGACAGAAGGTCAAGTGCTAATGTGGGTTTGACTGTAAGAAGCAAAGTTCTTCCTCAAGCCTTGACACTAGTGAGAAGTTCACTGCTTCAGGGGCAAGCCCTTCTG GCCCTTCAAAACTTTTTTGCTGCATTGGTTTACTCTGCCAATACAAGCTTCGATACTCTGCTAGATTCTCTACTTTCAACAGCGAAACCATCTCCTCAGTCTGGTGGTGTTACCAAACAAGCTCTCTTTTCCATCGGTCAATGTGTGGCAGTTCTTTGTCTTGCCGCTGGTGATCGGAAGTGTTCTTCTACTGTAAACATGTTAACAGACAGCCTGAAAGATGATAGTAGTACTAATTCG GCCAAGCAACATCTTGCCTTGCTATGTTTAGGGGAAATTGGAAGGAGAAAGGACTTAAGTCCACATGCCCATATCGAAAATATTGTCATCGAGTCCTTCCAATCACCTTTTGAAGAGATAAAGTCAGCTGCCTCTTATGCTCTAGGAAACATTGCTGTGGGTAATCTACCAAAGTATTTACCCTTTATCTTAGACAAAATAGACAATCAGCAGAAGAAGCAGTACCTACTGCTCCATTCTTTGAAAGAG GTCATAGTGAGACAGTCTGTGGATAATGCTGAATTCCAGGATTCAAGTGTAGATAAAATACTTAATTTGCTCTTTAATCATTGTGAAAGTGATGAAGAGGGCGTTAGGAATGTTGTAGCTGAGTGCCTGGGAAAAATTGCACTTATTGAACCTGGCAAGCTTGTTCCTGCATTGAAG GATCGGATTAGTAATCCAGCAGCGTTCACCAGAGCGACTGTTGTAATTGCTGTGAAATATTCCATAGTTGAGCGACCCGAGAAGATAGATGAAATCTTGTCTCGTGAAATTTCATCCTTCTTAGTGCTTATAAAGGATAAAGACCGG CATGTTAGGCGTGCAGCTGTCCTGGCCTTGAGTACTGCAGCTCATAACAAGCCTAACCTGATTAAGGGCCTTCTACTTGAACTCTTGCCACTTCTCTATGATCAGACTATAATTAAG AAAGAATTGATAAGAACGGTTGATCTAGGTCCCTTCAAGCATACAGTCGATGATGGACTAGAACTGAGAAAGGCAGCTTTTGAATGTGTAGACACATTGCTAGACACTTGTCTTGATCAAGTGAATCCCTCATCTTTCATTGTCCCATATCTTCAATCTGGTTTGGATG ATCATTATGATGTTAAAATGCCATGCCACCTTATCCTTTCTAAACTTGCTGATAAGTGTCCTTCAGCGGTATTAGCAG TTCTGGACTCTTTGGTGGATCCTCTGCAGAAAACAATAAATTTCAGACCAAAACAGGATGCTGTCAAGCAAGAGGTTGATCGCAATGAAGACATGATTCGAAGTGCCCTTCGGGCAATTGCAGCCTTAAATCGTATCAG TGGAGGTGACTACAGCCACAAGCTCAAGAATCTAATGGTGGAAATTGAGAAGACATCACTCTGGGACAAGTATTGTTGTATCAGGAATGAGTGA